One window of the Dehalococcoidales bacterium genome contains the following:
- a CDS encoding CaiB/BaiF CoA-transferase family protein produces MEKMLGHLRALDLTDDKGFLCGKILADLGVNVIKVERPGGDPSRNIGGFRGGAPDPQQSLYWFAYNSNKKGVTLDIEKSRGREIFKKLAAAADFIIESFPPGYLDGLGIGYDAISQIYPKVIWASITPFGTEAPYRDFKGPDIVVMGMSGTLYQTGESDGPPVHISLSQACLHAGADAAAGCMVAYHHREKTGEGQRVDVSMQQSAAWFQANAIPSYELNGTILKRAGAFRAGTSSQVGQRQVWRCKDGYLFFNVIGGRTGAKTLSALAAWMDEEKMATDFLLRLDWDSFDMFTVTQETMDKIANPISAFFLKHTRQELLKGAVPRGVSLGPLSSMQDLLEDPCLKERGYWTQIEHPELGASLTYPKEFVRASETDCATHCRAPLTGEHNGEVYKEIGLSEKELDELKIARVI; encoded by the coding sequence ATGGAAAAAATGCTGGGACACCTCCGCGCCCTGGACCTGACCGATGACAAGGGATTTCTCTGCGGGAAAATCCTGGCCGACCTCGGCGTGAACGTGATCAAGGTGGAAAGACCGGGCGGCGACCCTTCCCGCAATATCGGGGGGTTCCGGGGCGGCGCGCCGGACCCGCAGCAAAGCCTGTACTGGTTCGCCTACAACTCCAATAAAAAAGGCGTCACGCTGGACATCGAAAAGTCGCGGGGACGCGAGATTTTTAAAAAGCTGGCCGCCGCCGCCGACTTCATCATAGAGTCGTTCCCGCCGGGCTATCTGGACGGGCTGGGCATCGGCTATGACGCCATCAGCCAAATTTACCCTAAAGTCATCTGGGCGTCCATCACGCCCTTCGGGACGGAAGCGCCCTACCGCGACTTCAAGGGGCCGGACATCGTGGTCATGGGCATGAGCGGCACGCTCTACCAGACCGGCGAAAGCGACGGCCCCCCCGTCCATATCAGCCTGTCCCAGGCCTGTCTCCACGCCGGGGCGGACGCCGCCGCGGGCTGCATGGTGGCTTACCACCACCGGGAAAAGACGGGCGAGGGGCAGCGGGTGGACGTGTCCATGCAGCAGAGCGCCGCCTGGTTCCAGGCCAACGCCATCCCCTCCTACGAGCTTAACGGGACTATTTTAAAGCGCGCCGGGGCTTTCCGGGCGGGGACGAGCAGCCAGGTGGGGCAGCGGCAGGTCTGGCGCTGTAAAGACGGCTACCTGTTTTTCAACGTTATAGGGGGGAGGACGGGGGCCAAGACCTTAAGCGCCCTGGCGGCCTGGATGGACGAGGAAAAGATGGCGACCGATTTCCTGCTGCGCCTGGACTGGGACAGCTTCGACATGTTCACGGTAACGCAGGAAACAATGGACAAGATTGCCAACCCCATCAGCGCTTTCTTTTTAAAGCACACGCGGCAGGAGCTTTTAAAGGGGGCGGTGCCGCGGGGCGTTTCCCTGGGGCCTTTATCCAGCATGCAGGACCTGCTGGAAGACCCCTGCCTTAAAGAGCGCGGCTACTGGACGCAGATAGAGCACCCGGAGCTGGGCGCCAGCCTCACCTACCCCAAAGAGTTCGTGAGGGCGTCAGAGACGGACTGCGCCACGCATTGCCGCGCCCCCCTCACCGGGGAGCATAACGGAGAGGTGTATAAAGAAATAGGGCTTTCCGAAAAAGAACTGGATGAGCTGAAAATTGCTCGGGTTATTTAG
- a CDS encoding CoA transferase, with the protein MEKRAGVFSGLKILSYSWAVVGPLTMKFFADHGATVIRIETSLRPCTMRSSAPYKDNRPGLNRGGYFTYFNGNILSFTLNMNHPKAAEISKKLVGWCDVFMENYTPGVIEKWGLDYENLKKIKPDVIMLRQSGYGSTGLYKNLPAFGMVLVPIAGLPNFIGWPGKEPLPVGVSAYTDCISPRYAAAALIAALDYRKRTGKGQLLDISQFESAISFILPGVLEYSANGREPERIGNASPCAAPHGVYPCKGSDRWCTIAVTTDEEWANFCSEIGQPGLVSDPWFDTLENRKENEDALNKIVGDWTVNLTPEEVMSRLQSAGVAAGVVANAADVYRDPQLRQRNIYWPMQHAEMGEFTHLGQSFQLSKTPAKAYSPAPLLGEHTEQICTEMLGMTDEEFVGLMQEGLFE; encoded by the coding sequence ATGGAAAAAAGAGCGGGCGTTTTCAGCGGACTGAAAATACTGTCCTACTCCTGGGCGGTGGTAGGCCCGCTGACGATGAAGTTTTTCGCCGACCACGGCGCAACGGTGATACGCATCGAAACCAGCCTGCGCCCCTGCACCATGCGCTCGTCCGCGCCCTATAAAGACAACCGGCCGGGGCTGAACCGGGGCGGCTATTTTACCTATTTCAACGGCAATATTTTGAGTTTTACCCTTAACATGAACCACCCCAAAGCGGCGGAAATCTCCAAAAAGCTGGTGGGGTGGTGCGATGTCTTCATGGAAAACTACACCCCCGGCGTCATCGAAAAATGGGGGCTGGACTACGAAAACCTGAAAAAGATAAAACCGGACGTCATCATGCTGCGGCAGAGCGGCTACGGCTCCACGGGGCTTTATAAAAACCTGCCGGCCTTCGGGATGGTGCTGGTGCCCATCGCCGGGCTGCCCAACTTTATCGGCTGGCCGGGCAAAGAGCCGCTGCCGGTGGGCGTAAGCGCCTACACGGACTGCATCAGCCCCCGCTATGCCGCCGCCGCCCTGATTGCCGCCCTGGACTACCGAAAAAGGACGGGCAAAGGGCAGCTCCTGGACATATCACAATTCGAGTCGGCCATATCCTTCATCCTGCCCGGCGTGCTGGAATACAGCGCCAACGGCCGGGAGCCGGAAAGAATCGGCAACGCTTCCCCCTGTGCCGCCCCCCACGGGGTCTATCCCTGTAAAGGCAGCGACCGCTGGTGTACCATCGCCGTGACTACCGACGAGGAATGGGCGAATTTCTGTAGTGAAATCGGGCAGCCCGGACTGGTGAGCGACCCCTGGTTCGATACCCTGGAAAACAGGAAGGAGAACGAGGACGCGCTTAATAAAATAGTCGGCGACTGGACGGTTAATCTTACCCCGGAAGAGGTCATGTCCCGGCTGCAGTCGGCGGGGGTGGCGGCGGGGGTGGTGGCAAACGCCGCCGATGTTTACCGCGACCCCCAGCTGCGGCAGCGCAATATCTACTGGCCGATGCAGCACGCCGAGATGGGGGAGTTCACCCACCTGGGGCAGAGCTTCCAGCTTTCCAAGACGCCGGCCAAAGCGTACTCGCCGGCGCCCTTACTGGGCGAGCACACGGAGCAAATCTGCACGGAGATGCTGGGCATGACGGACGAAGAGTTCGTCGGCCTGATGCAGGAGGGTTTATTTGAATAG
- a CDS encoding enoyl-CoA hydratase/isomerase family protein, with product MLKFEKAGEFKDVIYERSGYVARITLNDPDTMNTGVKDFWKALDVVEEADDIKVLVIKGAGRALAAGAPLHEVGFVYGWKNPKPGEKAPKTPIRHRIKFDRKLFYECAQKLLNFPKITVVQAHGFLLGASMDMYMLCDFIVGAEDCKFGEIEVRLGIPQMTITPMMILRVGLTNALDMCLTGRMMDGKEAARIGLINRAVPPDKLEEEVNRYAEGFSKFPFDGIALGKTSKQMVYDMMGITSGLSNHFLAHTMGTNIHFEEDEFNFFKARRDMGVRDAIHARNKLYEQLDK from the coding sequence ATGCTTAAGTTTGAAAAGGCCGGGGAATTTAAGGACGTTATTTACGAGCGCAGCGGCTACGTGGCGCGCATTACCCTGAACGACCCCGATACCATGAACACCGGCGTCAAGGACTTCTGGAAGGCGCTGGACGTGGTGGAGGAGGCAGACGACATCAAGGTGCTGGTTATCAAGGGGGCGGGAAGGGCTTTAGCCGCCGGCGCCCCCCTGCACGAGGTGGGGTTCGTTTACGGGTGGAAAAACCCCAAGCCCGGCGAGAAAGCGCCCAAGACCCCCATCCGCCACCGCATCAAGTTCGACAGGAAGCTCTTTTACGAATGCGCCCAGAAGCTGCTCAATTTCCCCAAGATAACGGTGGTGCAGGCCCACGGCTTCCTGCTGGGCGCGTCCATGGACATGTACATGCTCTGCGACTTCATCGTGGGGGCGGAGGACTGCAAGTTCGGCGAGATAGAAGTGCGGCTGGGCATTCCCCAGATGACCATTACCCCCATGATGATACTGCGCGTCGGCCTGACCAACGCCCTGGATATGTGCCTGACCGGGCGCATGATGGACGGCAAGGAAGCCGCCCGCATCGGGCTCATCAACCGGGCGGTGCCGCCGGACAAGCTGGAGGAAGAGGTCAACCGCTACGCCGAAGGCTTCAGCAAATTCCCCTTCGACGGTATCGCGCTGGGCAAGACCTCCAAGCAGATGGTCTATGACATGATGGGCATCACCAGCGGCCTGTCCAATCACTTCCTGGCGCATACCATGGGCACCAACATCCACTTCGAGGAGGACGAGTTCAACTTCTTCAAAGCGCGGCGGGACATGGGCGTGCGGGACGCGATACACGCGCGGAATAAACTGTACGAGCAGCTGGATAAATAA
- a CDS encoding CoA transferase, which translates to MAYPLEGIKVLDFSIAVAAPFGGTMLADMGAEVIKVERVQGEATRLGLPAGIDDMLDTSEAGKTPDKADWMAFNRGKKDLAVDIRSEQGREIVLKLAKEADVILQSFRPGVADRLGIGYEAIAKINPKIIYCSFSGYGETGPVAHRAGGDMWSQAMSGLVSVLGFRGGAPQMLPVPACDHLGGVLVAYAVMTALFVRERTGAGQSLTVNNLDAAMYLQFSGFAKYLTDGDMPYKLGRSYEAPPFGPFRAKDGDVLTIFGNGPMWPSFCKVVGVEQLADDPRYNTDAARRENREEIGRLLDEAFSRKTRAEWAQIFRDARMRCDPCLTYEEICAHPQVAANDMIYTTKHPTRGEIKMLGLPVKLQQTPGKPQGPSPLLGEHTAEILLRLGYGPNDIAGMEAQGIIKTVKKK; encoded by the coding sequence ATGGCTTACCCGCTGGAAGGCATCAAGGTACTGGACTTCAGCATCGCCGTGGCGGCGCCGTTCGGCGGGACGATGCTGGCGGACATGGGCGCGGAGGTCATCAAGGTGGAAAGGGTGCAGGGGGAAGCCACGCGGCTGGGACTGCCCGCCGGCATCGACGATATGCTGGACACCAGCGAGGCGGGGAAAACGCCGGATAAAGCGGACTGGATGGCGTTCAACCGCGGCAAGAAAGACCTGGCCGTGGATATAAGGTCGGAACAGGGTCGGGAAATCGTCCTGAAGCTGGCCAAAGAAGCGGACGTCATCCTCCAGAGCTTCCGCCCCGGGGTGGCGGACAGGCTGGGCATCGGCTACGAGGCCATAGCCAAAATCAATCCCAAAATCATTTACTGCTCCTTCTCCGGCTACGGGGAAACGGGGCCGGTGGCCCACCGCGCCGGCGGGGATATGTGGAGCCAGGCGATGTCCGGGCTGGTCAGCGTCCTGGGCTTCCGGGGAGGGGCGCCGCAAATGCTGCCCGTGCCCGCCTGCGACCACCTGGGCGGGGTACTGGTGGCTTACGCGGTGATGACCGCTTTATTCGTCCGGGAGCGGACGGGCGCCGGGCAATCGCTTACGGTAAATAACCTGGACGCGGCCATGTATCTCCAGTTCTCCGGCTTCGCCAAATACCTGACCGACGGCGATATGCCTTACAAGCTGGGCAGGAGCTATGAAGCCCCGCCCTTCGGGCCCTTCCGCGCCAAAGACGGGGACGTTTTAACCATATTCGGCAACGGGCCGATGTGGCCCTCTTTCTGCAAGGTGGTGGGGGTGGAGCAGCTGGCCGACGACCCCCGTTACAATACCGATGCAGCGCGGCGGGAAAACCGCGAGGAAATAGGCCGGCTGCTGGATGAGGCGTTCAGCCGGAAGACCCGCGCCGAATGGGCGCAGATATTCCGGGACGCCAGGATGCGCTGCGACCCCTGCCTGACTTATGAAGAGATTTGCGCCCATCCCCAGGTGGCCGCCAACGATATGATTTATACCACCAAACACCCCACCCGCGGCGAGATTAAAATGCTGGGGCTGCCGGTAAAGCTCCAGCAGACCCCCGGTAAGCCGCAGGGGCCTTCCCCGCTGCTGGGAGAGCACACGGCAGAAATCCTGCTCAGGCTGGGTTATGGACCCAACGACATCGCCGGTATGGAAGCGCAGGGCATCATCAAGACCGTAAAAAAGAAGTAG
- a CDS encoding acetate--CoA ligase family protein encodes MNKINSMIKDLQKQGRDILTEIEAKQIMQAAGIKTVATRLAASQKEAAAVSAEIGFPVVLKIASPEITHKSDAGGVKTGLKSAADVRQAYRDIMASVRAKYPKAKIEGVSVQSMARPGIEIIIGMSRDAQFGPVIMFGLGGIFVEVLKDVAFRLIPVSRYDAEEMIKEIRGYALLNGYRGQEPAHIPSLVDVLLKVSELVDKTPEIKEIDLNPVFAYKDSAMAVDARIVLEKPEKS; translated from the coding sequence ATGAACAAAATAAACAGTATGATAAAAGACCTGCAAAAGCAGGGCCGGGATATCCTGACGGAGATAGAAGCCAAGCAAATCATGCAGGCGGCCGGCATTAAAACCGTGGCCACCAGGCTGGCGGCGTCGCAAAAAGAGGCGGCGGCCGTCTCCGCGGAAATAGGCTTTCCGGTGGTTTTGAAGATAGCATCGCCGGAAATCACCCATAAAAGCGATGCCGGCGGCGTGAAAACAGGACTTAAAAGCGCGGCGGATGTCCGCCAGGCCTACCGGGATATCATGGCTTCCGTCCGCGCCAAATACCCTAAAGCTAAAATAGAGGGCGTGTCCGTGCAGAGCATGGCGCGGCCGGGCATTGAAATCATTATCGGCATGTCCCGGGACGCGCAGTTCGGGCCGGTTATCATGTTCGGGCTGGGCGGCATCTTCGTGGAGGTCCTGAAAGACGTCGCCTTCCGGCTGATTCCCGTCTCCCGGTATGACGCTGAAGAGATGATAAAAGAAATCAGGGGTTACGCGCTGCTGAACGGCTACCGCGGGCAGGAGCCGGCGCATATACCGTCGCTGGTGGACGTTTTGCTGAAAGTCTCCGAACTGGTGGACAAAACGCCGGAAATCAAGGAAATCGACCTTAACCCGGTATTCGCCTATAAGGACTCCGCCATGGCGGTGGACGCCCGTATCGTATTGGAAAAACCGGAAAAGTCCTGA
- the recA gene encoding recombinase RecA — protein sequence MTTEKVKALELAIGQIEKRFGKGSIMKLGESSGLPPIEAIPTGSLALDLALGIGGIPRGRITEIFGPESSGKTTLAQHIIAEAQKTGGTVAYIDAEHALDPTYAANCGVKVDELLISQPDTGEQALEITEALVRSSAVDAIIIDSVAALVPRAEIEGDMGDPQMGLQARLMSQALRKLAGAIGKSGTAVIFINQLREKVGIVFGNPEVTTGGRALKFYSSIRIELRRAETIKQGNEAIGSHVKAKVVKNKVAPPFRSAEFDIMFDHGISKEGNILDIGIEYGLINKAGAFFSYGDTRLGQGRESAKQYLRQNPELKKEIEDKIRASAGAAHSASAEED from the coding sequence ATGACAACGGAGAAAGTTAAAGCACTGGAATTGGCTATCGGCCAGATAGAAAAGCGGTTCGGCAAAGGCTCCATCATGAAACTGGGGGAGTCCTCCGGCCTGCCGCCGATTGAAGCCATTCCCACCGGCTCGCTGGCTTTAGACCTTGCCCTCGGTATTGGAGGGATACCGAGAGGACGTATCACGGAGATATTCGGACCCGAATCATCGGGAAAAACTACCCTGGCGCAGCATATCATTGCCGAAGCACAAAAAACAGGTGGAACGGTTGCCTATATAGATGCGGAACACGCCCTTGACCCGACCTACGCCGCCAACTGCGGCGTCAAAGTGGATGAGTTGCTTATTTCACAACCGGACACCGGCGAACAAGCCCTGGAAATCACGGAAGCGCTGGTAAGGAGCAGCGCCGTCGACGCCATCATCATCGATAGCGTGGCGGCTCTGGTACCCCGGGCGGAAATCGAAGGGGACATGGGTGACCCGCAGATGGGCTTACAGGCCCGTCTCATGTCGCAGGCCCTGCGCAAACTGGCGGGGGCCATCGGAAAATCAGGCACGGCGGTTATTTTCATCAACCAGCTCAGAGAGAAAGTTGGTATCGTCTTCGGTAATCCGGAGGTGACGACCGGAGGCCGGGCGCTCAAGTTCTACAGCTCGATAAGAATAGAGCTCCGCCGCGCCGAGACCATCAAACAGGGCAATGAAGCAATCGGCAGTCATGTTAAAGCCAAGGTAGTAAAGAATAAAGTTGCGCCTCCTTTCCGCAGCGCCGAGTTCGACATCATGTTCGACCACGGCATCAGCAAAGAGGGCAACATCCTTGATATAGGTATAGAATACGGTCTCATCAACAAAGCCGGCGCCTTTTTCTCTTACGGGGACACCCGCCTCGGACAGGGCAGGGAGAGTGCCAAGCAGTATTTGCGGCAAAATCCCGAGCTCAAAAAGGAAATTGAAGACAAAATCAGAGCTTCAGCCGGCGCTGCCCATTCCGCATCTGCGGAAGAAGATTAA
- a CDS encoding regulatory protein RecX, whose amino-acid sequence MSKITGLKPGKTREKRINVILDGKPAIALLAETVLKAGLQVGQELTESSLEALAGLDRCQRCRNAAVRFLAYRPRSEAEIRQRLLRRGFPDAEIEKTVARLKEQGLIDDIAFAHFWRDNRQEFSPRSRRLTELELKRKGLSTEAIEQAVSHIDDHESAYQAALARARRLSTEDYRDFRQRLGGFLGRRGFSYGVIDETTKRLWRERHQIPEDNRSLKAVT is encoded by the coding sequence ATGAGCAAGATAACCGGACTTAAACCGGGCAAGACCCGTGAAAAGCGCATCAACGTTATCCTGGACGGAAAACCGGCCATTGCCCTGCTGGCGGAAACAGTCCTGAAAGCGGGCTTACAGGTGGGGCAAGAGCTTACGGAGAGCAGTCTGGAAGCTCTGGCCGGGCTGGACCGTTGCCAGCGCTGCCGCAACGCCGCCGTCCGTTTCCTGGCCTACCGCCCGCGCTCCGAGGCGGAAATCAGGCAGCGTTTACTGCGCCGCGGCTTCCCCGATGCTGAAATTGAAAAAACCGTTGCCCGGCTTAAAGAGCAGGGACTTATTGACGATATTGCCTTTGCGCATTTCTGGAGAGACAACCGGCAGGAGTTCAGCCCGCGCAGCCGGCGCCTGACGGAGCTGGAGCTGAAGCGCAAAGGGCTTTCTACGGAAGCCATCGAACAGGCCGTCAGTCACATCGACGACCATGAAAGCGCCTACCAGGCGGCATTAGCCAGGGCGCGCCGCCTTTCTACAGAGGACTACCGGGACTTCCGCCAGCGCCTGGGGGGATTTTTAGGGCGGCGGGGATTCAGCTACGGCGTAATCGATGAAACAACGAAGCGACTCTGGCGGGAGCGCCATCAAATACCGGAAGACAACCGCAGCCTGAAAGCGGTTACATAA
- the rny gene encoding ribonuclease Y encodes MDAGLVYLAIGFAFIIGIILGIGGFFLFRRVFINRQIRQAERKAVKMVSEARDEAKELLQQAQEESKRTKTSAENEYRERRTEVQRQENRLNQKSETLDRKLESVEQRDRNLINKEKEIDAVRAQVVELKDKQLKQMEIVSGMSSAEARQTLLDAMEVEMQQEASRRLHQWENKLKEESAVKAQEILALAIQRSASEIVAETTVSVVPIPNDEMKGRLIGREGRNIRALEQATGVDLIIDDTPEAVTISSFDPVRREIARVALNRLVLDGRIHPARIEEMAARAKTEVEEEIQKAGEQAAQQLGVQLHPELIKLLGRLKFRTSYGQNALDHSTEVAYMAGMIASEIGANVNTAKKVGLLHDIGKAVDREVEGTHAAIGADLVKQWDKNIDVYKGVSEHHMETSDTSIWGYIASAADAISSARPGARRESMENYLKRLKALEDIADSFKGVEKSYAIQAGREVRILVKPETIDDLGAMRLARDIVKKIEETLDYPGQIKVTVLRETRAVDYAK; translated from the coding sequence GTGGATGCAGGTTTAGTATACCTTGCAATTGGTTTTGCCTTCATCATAGGTATCATACTAGGCATCGGGGGATTTTTCCTGTTCCGCCGTGTGTTCATCAACCGCCAGATACGGCAAGCGGAAAGAAAAGCGGTCAAGATGGTCTCCGAAGCCAGAGATGAAGCCAAGGAGCTATTACAGCAGGCGCAGGAGGAATCCAAACGCACCAAGACTTCCGCCGAGAACGAGTACCGCGAGCGGCGGACCGAGGTGCAGCGGCAGGAAAACCGCTTGAACCAGAAATCAGAAACACTGGACCGCAAGCTGGAAAGCGTGGAGCAGCGCGACCGCAACCTGATTAACAAGGAAAAAGAAATAGACGCCGTCCGCGCCCAGGTGGTGGAGCTCAAGGACAAGCAATTGAAGCAGATGGAGATTGTCTCCGGCATGTCCAGCGCGGAAGCCCGGCAGACTTTGCTGGACGCCATGGAAGTGGAGATGCAGCAGGAAGCCTCAAGGCGGCTGCACCAGTGGGAAAACAAGCTCAAGGAAGAGTCCGCGGTAAAAGCCCAGGAAATACTGGCGCTGGCCATACAGCGCAGCGCCTCGGAAATAGTGGCGGAGACCACGGTATCCGTCGTACCTATTCCCAACGACGAGATGAAGGGGAGGCTTATCGGGCGGGAGGGGCGCAATATCCGGGCGCTGGAACAGGCCACCGGGGTCGACCTCATCATCGACGATACGCCGGAAGCGGTAACGATATCCAGCTTCGACCCCGTCCGCCGGGAAATAGCCCGCGTGGCTTTGAACCGGCTGGTGCTGGACGGGCGCATCCACCCGGCCCGCATCGAGGAAATGGCCGCCCGCGCCAAAACGGAAGTGGAAGAGGAAATCCAAAAAGCCGGGGAGCAGGCGGCGCAGCAGCTCGGCGTGCAGCTGCATCCGGAGCTGATAAAACTTTTGGGCCGGCTCAAGTTCCGTACCAGCTACGGCCAGAACGCCCTGGATCACAGCACCGAGGTGGCCTACATGGCCGGCATGATCGCCTCGGAAATCGGCGCTAACGTCAACACCGCCAAGAAGGTCGGGCTTTTGCATGATATCGGCAAGGCGGTTGACCGCGAGGTTGAAGGCACTCACGCCGCTATCGGCGCCGACCTCGTCAAGCAATGGGATAAAAATATTGATGTCTATAAAGGCGTCTCCGAGCACCACATGGAGACCAGCGATACCAGCATCTGGGGCTATATCGCCTCGGCGGCTGACGCTATCAGCAGCGCCCGTCCCGGCGCCCGCCGCGAGTCCATGGAAAACTACCTCAAGCGGCTCAAGGCGCTGGAGGACATCGCTGACAGCTTCAAGGGCGTGGAGAAGTCCTACGCCATCCAGGCCGGGCGCGAGGTGCGCATCCTGGTGAAGCCGGAAACTATCGATGATCTGGGCGCCATGAGGCTGGCGCGGGACATCGTGAAAAAGATAGAAGAGACCCTGGACTATCCGGGTCAGATAAAGGTCACCGTGCTGCGGGAGACCCGCGCCGTGGACTACGCCAAATAG
- a CDS encoding TIGR00282 family metallophosphoesterase, with the protein MPIGAGIQAAGVGINKNNMNILAIGDIVGRPGRQVVHHYLRGLRKQYKIDFIMANGENTAGGFGLTSSTARELLDDGINILTSGNHIFAQKEIIPFLDTDMPVIRPLNYPEGVPGRGYRVMGKVLVINLIGRVFMNAYDCPFRTMDRLLAELKDRPPVIIIDFHAEATSEKVALGRYLDGRVSAVLGTHTHVGTTDMRILKGGTAYVTDIGMTGPTDSVIGDDADAVLQRFLTQMPYHLSVGKGKPELNAVIVEIDESSGKATGIERIRREMDET; encoded by the coding sequence ATGCCAATCGGGGCTGGAATCCAGGCGGCGGGGGTGGGGATAAACAAAAATAATATGAACATACTGGCTATCGGAGACATCGTAGGGCGGCCGGGGCGGCAGGTGGTACATCACTACCTGCGCGGCCTGCGCAAGCAATATAAAATCGACTTTATCATGGCCAACGGCGAGAATACCGCCGGCGGCTTCGGGCTGACCTCCAGCACGGCGCGGGAGCTGCTGGACGACGGCATTAATATCCTGACCTCCGGCAACCATATCTTCGCCCAGAAAGAGATAATCCCCTTCCTGGACACGGATATGCCCGTCATCAGGCCGCTGAACTATCCCGAAGGCGTGCCGGGGCGGGGCTACCGCGTCATGGGCAAGGTGCTGGTAATCAACCTGATAGGCCGGGTCTTCATGAATGCCTACGATTGCCCCTTCCGCACCATGGACCGGCTGCTGGCGGAGCTTAAGGACAGGCCCCCCGTTATCATCATCGATTTTCACGCGGAAGCCACCTCGGAAAAGGTGGCCCTGGGGCGCTATCTGGACGGGCGGGTAAGCGCCGTGCTGGGCACGCACACTCACGTGGGTACCACCGATATGCGGATTTTAAAGGGCGGCACCGCCTACGTTACCGATATCGGCATGACCGGCCCGACCGATTCAGTCATCGGGGACGACGCCGATGCTGTCCTCCAGCGTTTCCTCACCCAGATGCCGTACCACCTTTCCGTGGGCAAGGGCAAACCGGAGCTGAACGCCGTTATCGTGGAAATCGACGAAAGCAGCGGCAAGGCCACCGGCATCGAACGCATCCGCCGGGAGATGGACGAAACATGA
- a CDS encoding PHP domain-containing protein: MSLVDLHIHSTASDGKLAPEAIVSKAAALGLKVISLTDHDSIAGIAPALEALKKYPGLTLIPGVEISTDLPDGEAHILGYFIDYTDPVFEQELLKFRESRTGRGRKMVEKLAALGIDIDWSRVQEIAGDGAIGRPHVARAMLEKGYIATFEEAFDKYIGHGAPAYVEREKMTPQEAVALIVRSRGLPVLAHPFTVKDPEAMVRQLKPAGLVGIEVYYKDNTPERTVNTRQLAEKYGLIATGGTDYHGLENAGEVMMGGVKVPMAAAEALMKMAGR; encoded by the coding sequence ATGAGCCTGGTTGACCTCCATATCCACTCCACCGCCTCCGACGGCAAATTAGCGCCGGAAGCTATCGTGAGCAAGGCGGCGGCGCTGGGGCTGAAGGTCATTTCCCTCACCGACCATGATTCCATCGCCGGTATAGCCCCGGCTTTAGAAGCGCTAAAAAAATATCCCGGCCTGACCCTCATCCCCGGCGTGGAAATCAGCACCGATTTGCCCGACGGCGAGGCGCATATCCTGGGCTATTTCATTGACTACACCGACCCCGTTTTTGAGCAAGAGCTGCTGAAATTCCGCGAATCGCGGACGGGGCGGGGACGCAAAATGGTGGAAAAGCTGGCTGCTTTAGGCATCGATATCGACTGGAGCCGGGTGCAGGAAATAGCCGGGGACGGCGCTATCGGCCGGCCGCACGTAGCGCGGGCGATGCTGGAAAAGGGATACATAGCCACCTTCGAGGAAGCTTTCGATAAGTACATCGGCCACGGCGCTCCGGCCTACGTGGAGCGGGAAAAGATGACGCCGCAGGAAGCGGTAGCTCTAATCGTACGCTCCAGGGGCCTGCCGGTGCTGGCGCACCCCTTCACCGTCAAAGACCCGGAGGCGATGGTGCGGCAGCTAAAGCCGGCCGGGCTGGTAGGTATAGAAGTCTATTATAAGGACAACACCCCGGAACGGACGGTAAACACCCGGCAGCTGGCGGAAAAGTACGGGCTGATAGCCACCGGCGGCACGGACTACCACGGCCTGGAAAACGCCGGAGAGGTGATGATGGGCGGGGTGAAAGTGCCTATGGCCGCCGCGGAGGCACTGATGAAGATGGCGGGGCGTTAA